In Erigeron canadensis isolate Cc75 chromosome 1, C_canadensis_v1, whole genome shotgun sequence, a single window of DNA contains:
- the LOC122594830 gene encoding probable polygalacturonase At3g15720 has protein sequence MLVAISRGDGGGGGAPVAISTEDEDFLKIVFLSLCYISFGLKNASSATYDVTSYGATGDGETNDYNAFVQAWADLCGDNTEDPTLIIPSDKTFMLSPVAFNGPCNSNAVYIKLLGNITAPKTLDGWTDCIKERFWIYFSSVQGLTIDGPGQIDGQGSIWWEKENETSKTCDRPTALHFTDCNGLQLNGTTHINSPKLHISIINSVNVDVGNLQIVAPGDSPNTDGIDISASSNINIHDSNIQTGDDCVAINGGIVNIKVTGVSCGPGHGISIGSLGEDGGHDTVEQVLVQNCNITGTKNGLRIKTVPKGTGYARGMIFQDIYLVDVENPILIDQHYCSNDLENSNCPAPPTAEAVQVYTNIHGSTATKQAITFSCSDKYNCTDIVTNQVSITGNDEFAYCKNAQGNFVDTTPNISCD, from the exons ATGCTGGTGGCCATTTCCAGGGgagacggtggtggtggtggtgctcCGGTAGCCATTTCCACGGAAGACGAA GATTTCTTGAAGATAGTCTTTCTTAGCTTATGTTACATATCATTTGGTCTGAAAAACGCAAGTTCAGCCACCTACGATGTAACCTCTTATGGTGCAACAGGAGACGGGGAAACAAACGACTACAAT GCTTTCGTTCAAGCATGGGCTGATTTATGTGGAGATAACACAGAAGATCCAACATTAATCATACCATCAGACAAAACGTTTATGTTAAGCCCGGTGGCATTCAACGGTCCATGCAACTCCAATGCAGTATATATCAAG CTTTTGGGCAACATAACTGCACCAAAGACACTGGATGGATGGACAGATTGTATAAAGGAACGCTTTTGGATATATTTCTCATCGGTGCAAGGGCTCACCATTGACGGACCTGGCCAAATTGATGGTCAGGGCTCGATCTGGTGGGAAAAGGAAAATGAG ACATCTAAAACTTGTGATCGCCCCACT GCTTTACATTTTACTGACTGCAACGGGCTTCAGCTGAATGGAACAACACATATTAACAGCCCCAAGCTTCATATCAGCATCATAAATAGTGTAAATGTAGATGTTGGAAATCTTCAAATCGTAGCACCAGGAGATAGCCCCAACACTGATGGGATCGACATCAGTGCTTCATCAAACATTAACATACATGACTCCAATATTCAAACTG GTGATGATTGTGTGGCTATTAACGGTGGCATCGTCAACATCAAGGTAACCGGGGTGTCATGTGGACCTGGTCATGGCATAAG taTCGGAAGCCTTGGGGAAGATGGCGGTCATGACACAGTCGAACAAGTACTTGTTCAAAACTGTAACATCACAGGAACCAAAAATGGATTACGAATCAAGACAGTACCg AAAGGAACGGGTTATGCTAGAGGGATGATATTTCAAGACATATATTTGGTAGATGTTGAAAACCCGATCTTAATAGATCAACATTACTGTTCTAATGATCTTGAAAATTCCAATTGCCCAGCTCCA CCAACGGCAGAAGCAGTACAAgtatacacaaatatacatgGGTCAACTGCGACAAAGCAGGCAATTACATTCAGTTGTAGTGACAAGTATAATTGTACCGATATCGTAACAAACCAAGTTTCAATTACTGGAAATGACGAGTTTGCTTACTGCAAGAACGCTCAAGGAAATTTTGTTGATACCACCCCAAATATTAGTTGTGATTAG